The Sphaerisporangium siamense genome includes the window AGGATCGAGTAGGCGCCGGTCATGGGGCTGATGAGCCCGACCTTGACAGTGCCGGCACCCGCGTTCCAGCCCGAGCCGCCGCCCGTCTGGCCCGACTCGGCGGCGCGCTCCTCCTTGCCTGCGCATCCGGAGAGCACCAGTGCGCCGACGGCCGCGGCCGCCACCCATCGCATTCCTGGTCCGCGCACGTGCCACCTCCTGTTCTCTTGACCCCGAGACTTCGAATTCCGCTGAGCGGAACAGCGTTACGGGGAGCCTAGGAATTCGGCCACCCCGATGTCAATGAATTGGTCTGATGTTTAATCCAGTCGCAACAGGCGCGGTCACCGCGCACTGCCACAGCTCCACGTGGATCCCGTTCGGTGTGGCCACCGCCGCGAGCCGGGCGGCCCCGTGCAGCGGCGTCACGGCCTCGAACGGCGGGCGGACCACCCGGCCGCCCGCGTGCCCGGCCCGGGACAGCGCCGCGTCCAGGTCCCCGGTGCGCACCGACCACGCGGTGTGCCCGAGCGCACGGCCCGGCCGTTGCGCGGCCCGGCGGTCCACCCCGCGGGCGGGGCCGGGGACGGTGACGAGCTCGATGCGCGTCGTCCCTCCCCCGGCGCCGGCGACGAGGGCGAGCCGGACCTCGGTGCCCGGCGGCAGGCCGGCAAGCTCCTCCAGCCCCGGCGAGGAGAACGTCACGTCGTACCAGGCCGACAGCCCCAGGCCGTCCCAGAACCGCAGCTCCGCGTCCAGGTCGGGGACGTGGGCGACGACGGAGGTCAGCTCCGTGTGCGGGCGGCCGGGGTCGACGGCCCAGGCGGCGGTGCCGCGGGCGTTCCCCGGCTGGACGAAGACGATGTCGAGGCCGTCGGGCCCGAGGCAGAACCCCTCGGTGACCCGCACGGACCGCTCCCCCAGCGGCACCTCGTACGTCGAGGGCCCGCCGCTCCACCGGTGGCCGAGCCCGGCCGTGCGGGCGTGGGAGGCGTGGATGTCGCGGGTGTAGAGGTCGACGCCGGCCAGGCCGAGGTCGAGCGTGTGGGGGTGCTCGGCGCCCGCCGCCGGCGCGGGCACCTTGAGTAAGTGGAGGCGGCCCGTGTCCGCGCCCGCCGCGGTGAGCAGCCGGGTCTCCACGTCGCCGAGCCCCTCGCCCCACAGCCGCGCCGCGTCGGCCGCCGCCACGACGCCCGCGGCGGCCACCTCGTACCCGAGCGCGCCGCAGAACAGCTCCAGGTGCGGCTCGAACGCGGCGACCCCGACGACGGCCGCCGTGACGCCTTCCACCAACGGCGGGCCGGACGTCACGGCAGGTCTCCCGCGGCGGCGCGGGCCGCGAGCCGCGCGCCGAGCAGGCGGCCGAGCGTCATCGCGGGCGTCACGCTCATACCGCCGACGTAGTTGTCCCCGGCGAAGACGTTGTTGCCCAGTACCTCGCCCACGGCGTGCAGCCCGGGGATGGGGACGCCCTCGCGGTCCAGCACGGCCAGGTCGCCGTCCACCCGCAGGCCGTCCCGGCTGAGCAGGGACGCGGCGACCGAGGTGATCCCGTAGAACGGCGGGGTCTCTATCGGCGTGGGCAGCTTGGCGCGGCCGTGGTCGGGGTCGTGCCCGGCGCGGACGGCGGCGTTGTAGCGGCGCACGGTCCCGGTGAGACCGGCGGCGTCCACGCCGAGCAGCCCGGCGAGCTCCTCCAGGGTGCCGGCGGCGGCGATCCACCGGCCGCGCGCGCACTCGGCGGCCATCCGCTCGCGGGTCCAGTCGCCCGCGCCGTTGCGGATCAGCGGCTCGGCGGTCTCGGCGATCGCCCGGTCCCAGACGACGTGCATGGCGAGGCCCGGCTGGCGCAGCAGCGCCCGCTCGCGGCGCTCGGGGCCGGTCACGTCCTCGGCGACGAACCGTTCACCGTCGCGGTTGACCCAGATCTCGTGCGGGGTCCGGTAGGCGGGGGCGAACTCCAGGAACGCCTCGCGGTAGTCGACCGCGAACCCCGGCCGGCCGGGGTCGGGGATCAGCCCCATGACCGGGATGAAATGGCCGTCGCGGCTGACGTCCGCGCCGATCTCGGTGGCCATGACCAGGCCGTCGCCGGTGGCGTGGCCGAGGCAGGCGACGAGCGCGTCCTCGCAGCCGGGGGGAAGGAAGCGGTTGCGCAGCGCGGGGTCGGCGTCGTACCCGCCGGTGGCGAGCACGACCGCGCCGCCCCGGGCGACCACCTCCCGGCCGCCGGGGCCGGTCCCGGCGACGCCGGTCACCCGGCCGTCCTCCACCAGGAGGCGGCGGATCCGCGTGCCGAGCAGCGGCAGGACCGCGCAGGATCGGACGGCCTCGTCGAGGCGGCGGCGCAGCACCCGCAGCACCGACCTGCCGAGCTCCACGCCCCAGTAGGTGCGGGGCGTCGCGTAGACCTCGTGGCCGTGGACCAGGCCGGGGGTGGCGGGGTCGAAGTCGAACCCCAGGTCCTCCAGCCAGTCGACCGTGTCTCCCTGCGCCCGGACCGTCCGCCAGACCAGGTCGCGGTCGGCCTTGCCGTGAGAGAGGCGCATCACGTCGTCGAAGTGGCGTTCCGGGGTGTCCTCGATGCCGCGGGCGGCCTGGCGGCGGCTGCCGGCGCCGCTGAACTCGCCGTTGGCGATGTGCAGCATGCCACCCATGCCGGGCAGCTTGTCCAGCAGCAGGACGCGCGCACCCGCGGCGGCGGCCTCGATGGCCGCGCACATGCCACCCGTGCCGGCCCCCACGATGACGACGTCGAAGCGCCCGAGGTCCTCGGCGGTCACCGCGCTGTTCCCGGGGGTTCGCGCAGCTCCACCTCCAGGCCGGCGGGCCCGTGCACCAGGCGTTCGCCGAGGCGCACACCGCCGTGGGCCACCAGCCGTTCGGCCATGGCGGCGGGGTCGCCGGTCGCGAACACCACGCGGCGCAGGCCGAGCGGCCGGTCCGACAGGTCCGCCGCCTCGACCCCGGTGAACGACATGATCTCGAAACGGGCGGGGGCCTGGTCGGCGGAGAGCAGGAAGGTCAGCCGCAGGCTCGCCCCTGACGGCATGCCGACCATGCGCTCGAACGTCTCGCCGTTCATCTCGCCGTCGAACAGGACGGACAGGCCGCCGCCGTCGGTGAAGAACCGCAGGGCCTGCTCGTGGTCGTCGGGCACGATGACGGCGGTGTGCAGCTCGCCGTGCAGGCGGTCCGGGTCGCCCTCCAGCGCGGGGCTGGGGCGGTGCGCGGCGCCGGCCTGCGGGAGCGTCCACCAGACGCCGTCGGAGCCGAGCGCGACGCATTCGCTCATCGTGCCCGAGCCGTAGGGATAGGTCGCGACGGGCAGGGACCGGCCGCCGGCCTCGTCGATCATGCGGGTGGTCCGCGCGAGGTCGCGGGAGTACATGCCGAGAAGGCGGGGGCCGATGTCCCAGACGCGCGGGTCCTCGACGGCCTCCGCGCCGGCGGGGGCGGGGACGAGCCTCAGGCGGCCGGTCGCGCCCGCGCCGACCCCGAGAAGCGCCTCTTCCTCATTGCGTTCGATCACGTCGAGGCCGAACGCCCGGG containing:
- a CDS encoding VOC family protein, whose protein sequence is MTSGPPLVEGVTAAVVGVAAFEPHLELFCGALGYEVAAAGVVAAADAARLWGEGLGDVETRLLTAAGADTGRLHLLKVPAPAAGAEHPHTLDLGLAGVDLYTRDIHASHARTAGLGHRWSGGPSTYEVPLGERSVRVTEGFCLGPDGLDIVFVQPGNARGTAAWAVDPGRPHTELTSVVAHVPDLDAELRFWDGLGLSAWYDVTFSSPGLEELAGLPPGTEVRLALVAGAGGGTTRIELVTVPGPARGVDRRAAQRPGRALGHTAWSVRTGDLDAALSRAGHAGGRVVRPPFEAVTPLHGAARLAAVATPNGIHVELWQCAVTAPVATGLNIRPIH
- a CDS encoding FAD-dependent oxidoreductase, with product MTAEDLGRFDVVIVGAGTGGMCAAIEAAAAGARVLLLDKLPGMGGMLHIANGEFSGAGSRRQAARGIEDTPERHFDDVMRLSHGKADRDLVWRTVRAQGDTVDWLEDLGFDFDPATPGLVHGHEVYATPRTYWGVELGRSVLRVLRRRLDEAVRSCAVLPLLGTRIRRLLVEDGRVTGVAGTGPGGREVVARGGAVVLATGGYDADPALRNRFLPPGCEDALVACLGHATGDGLVMATEIGADVSRDGHFIPVMGLIPDPGRPGFAVDYREAFLEFAPAYRTPHEIWVNRDGERFVAEDVTGPERRERALLRQPGLAMHVVWDRAIAETAEPLIRNGAGDWTRERMAAECARGRWIAAAGTLEELAGLLGVDAAGLTGTVRRYNAAVRAGHDPDHGRAKLPTPIETPPFYGITSVAASLLSRDGLRVDGDLAVLDREGVPIPGLHAVGEVLGNNVFAGDNYVGGMSVTPAMTLGRLLGARLAARAAAGDLP
- a CDS encoding VOC family protein gives rise to the protein MSLGAVVEAVVACRDVEASVAFHTRAFGLDVIERNEEEALLGVGAGATGRLRLVPAPAGAEAVEDPRVWDIGPRLLGMYSRDLARTTRMIDEAGGRSLPVATYPYGSGTMSECVALGSDGVWWTLPQAGAAHRPSPALEGDPDRLHGELHTAVIVPDDHEQALRFFTDGGGLSVLFDGEMNGETFERMVGMPSGASLRLTFLLSADQAPARFEIMSFTGVEAADLSDRPLGLRRVVFATGDPAAMAERLVAHGGVRLGERLVHGPAGLEVELREPPGTAR